From Pan troglodytes isolate AG18354 chromosome 1, NHGRI_mPanTro3-v2.0_pri, whole genome shotgun sequence:
tctcctgcctcagcctcccaagtagctggggttacaggtgcctgccaccgggATTACAGGgccctgccaccgtgcccagtgaattttttgtatttttagtagagacgggctttcaccatcttggccaggctggtcttgaactcctgaccttgtgatccacctgcctcagcctcccaaagtgctgggattacaggtgtgagccaccgtgcccggccttttctttcaacatttaacAAATAAGTTGGCTTTTTTGGAAGTATGTTGTTGTCATTTAGTGACACAtctctaaatatttacaatttttgttGAAATGTTAGGCAGGGAAGAAGAACCACATTGTTCCACAGGGAAGAAGAACCACAGAGTTTCATGTGCTGGAGTAGAAAGAAGGTGTATGAGTTCCACAATGGGACAGGGTCGGGAACTTAAGGCAATGTACTGGAGTAGTTCCCTGTtgggtttattttctttaacctgTCTTTGTGTCAAAATGAGATTTCACGTTCCTCTTAAAACATGCCGTTTGAATACTGTGTTTTTGGCATTGTCCAAGGAAGACTGAAAACTTGTAGCatgaataatgtttttttttcacttaaaatcttGTGACCATATTAAATTGTATTACTTGTAAGAGACTGACGTTTCCTGTTTTAAGATAGAATACAAAGCTGTTCTTTAATACATTAAATGGTGCTGAcgaaaggaaatttttttaaaaagcaaaaactggtTTGGCGGCTCCGCCCTTGAAAGGGATCAGCTGAACGCGAGTCATGTGACCCTCTGGCACCTCTTCCGTCGGCTGAATTGCGGCCGTATGCGCGGCTCTGTGGAGTGCAGCTGGGGTTGGGGGCACTGTGCCCCCAGCCCCCTGCTCCTTTGGACTCTACTTCTGTTTGCAGCCCCATTTGGCCTGCTGGGGGAGAAGACCCGCCAGGTGAGGGCCCTGGGGCTACAGCGATAGAAGTTTCAGGAAACGCTACCCTTGCAGGGTGGCTGGAACCGGGCATCCAGGGGCTAGGGGTGGAGGGTGGCTGCCAAGAGGAGGGTTCTTCAACCTGGAGAGTGTGGGAGATGGTCATGGGTCATGGGACGGGATTGTGGAGTAGGGCGAATGTGAGGGTGATGTCTGGACCCCGACTCAGCCCTGGGTGACCCAGGTCCAGGCAAGTGTTGAATGTTTTCTTCTTCGCAGCCCTGTGCCCTGACCCGCCCACCAGGGTCAGGGGAGTCCTGGCTGTACCCTCTACCCTACCCCTTTTCATCCTGTCCCCACTGCCCCTTACCCCAGGGTTCCCTCAGCTCCCGCACACATTCCTCTTCTCTAGTCCCCAAAATCCCATCCTTTGTCCAGCACTTTCCAAGCCCCCCTCCCCTCAAGCTTCTCTTTTGCCTGTGTCTCTCCTTGATCCTGTTCCCTCAACCCTCCACTACTCCATGTTCCAGGTGTCTCTGGAGGTCATCCCTAACTGGCTGGGACCCCTGCAGAACCTGCTTCATATACGGGCAGTGGGCACCAATTCCACACTGCACTATGTGTGGAGCAGCCTGGGGCCTCTGGCAGTGGTAATGGTGGCCACCAACACCCCCCACAGCACCCTGAGCGTCAACTGGAGCCTCCTGCTATCCCCTGAGCCCGATGGGGGCCTGATGGTGCTCCCTAAGGACAGCATTCAGTTTTCTTCTGCCCTTGTTTTTACCAGGGTGAGGAGGTTGGGAGAGAACCAAGGAGAAGAGTGCAGAGGAGAGAGTTCATCCCAATTAGAGGGTGGAACTAAAGACTGGGGGTGGGTGAAATAGACTCAGATATGAAAGCCTTGGTAGGGGGTGAGTGGGAGGTGTGGTCTCGGGAGAAAAACTGAGGCAAGCCCAGTTCCACCCTACCCCCACCCTCCAGCTGCTTGAGTTTGACAGCACCAATGTGTCCGATACGGTAGCAAAGCCTCTGGGAAGACCATATCCTCCATACTCCTTGGCCGATTTCTCTTGGAACAACATCACTGATTCATTGGATCCTGCCACCCTGAGTGCCACATTTCAAGGCCACCCCATGAACGACCCTACCAGGACTTTTGCCAATGGCAGCCTGGCCTTCAGGGTAAGGCGTGAGAAATCGGAAAGAGCTCAAAAAGGCTGATTTGTGAGGGTGGGATTTAATGATGGAGGTGGCCCTTAAGCACAGGCATCCAGCTATTTCCCACACCTCCCATGCTTCTTCCTTCCTAGGTCCAGGCCTTTTCCAGGTCCAGCCGACCAGCCCAACCCCCTCGCCTCCTGCACACAGCAGACACCTGTCAGCTAGAGGTGGCCCTGGTTGGAGCCTCTCCCCGGGGAAACCGTTCCCTGTTTGGGCTGGAGGTAGCCACATTGGGCCAGGGCCCTGACTGCCCCTCAATGCAGGAGCAGCACTCCATCGATGATGAATATGCACCGGCCGTCTTCCAGGTCAGGCTTCCTGGAGAGAGGCAGATGGGTGAGGAATGTAGGTGGGACACCATTGGGACCGAAAACTCATTCAACCATTTGCCATTTAGCAACACTTTCTTTGGGTCGTTTAAgagctaggcactgtgctaatgaATCTGACCCAGTCTCTGCCCTCAGTGGAGACAGACAGAAAGTGCAATATGACTTACACTCTGGCAGATGGAGATCTGCAAGGGGGCTAGGGGCCAAGAGGAGGGCTGAGTCCAGACTTGGAGGTTTGGAAAACAACTCAGTCCTCACCCAGTTGAACTCCCCATTTTTACAGAGGAGGGATTGAGGCCCTGCCTAGGACTCAGGACTCCTGCTGCTAGTCACAGAATAAGGCTGGGAGTGGCAAGGAAAAGAGGGTAGGGCACAGGTTGGTCCTCTTTACCCTCCCTTGTTTGCCTTTCTTCCCAGTTGGACCAGCTGCTGTGGGGCTCCCTCCCATCAGGCTTCGCACAGTGGCGACCAGTGGCTTACTCCCAGAAGCCGGGGGGCCGAGAATCAGCCCTGCCCTGCCAAGCTTCCCCTCTTCATCCTGCCTTAGCATACTCTCTTCCCCAGTCACCCATTGTCCGAGCCTTCTTTGGGTCCCAGAATAACTTCTGTGCCTTCAATCTGACGTTCGGGGCTTCCACAGGCCCTGGCTATTGGGACCAACACTACCTCAGCTGGTGAGAGCCAGGGCTTGGGCCGGGGACTTGGGGAGTTGAAGTGGACAAAGGCTGAGCCTCCCAGCCTTTCCTCCTAAGCCCGcttacctctctctctctgcttgctCTAGGTCGATGCTCCTGGGTGTGGGCTTCCCTCCAGTGGACGGCTTGTCCCCACTAGTCCTGGGCATCATGGCAGTGGCCCTGGGTGCCCCAGGGCTCATGCTGCTAGGGGGCGGCTTGGTTCTGCTGCTGCACCACAAGAAGTACTCAGAGTACCAGTCCATAAATTAAGGCCCGCTCTCTGGAGGAAAGGACATTACTGAACCTGTCTTGCTGTGCCTCGAAACTCTGGAGGTTGGAGCATCAAGTTCCAGCCGGCCCCTTCACTCCCCCATCTTGCTTTTCTGTGGAACCTCAGAGGCCAGCGTCAACTTCCTGGAGACCCCCAGGTGGGGCTTCCTTCATACTTTGTGGGGGGACTTTGGAGGCGGGCAGGGGACAGGGCTATTGATAAGGTCCCCTTGGTGTTGCCTTCTTGCATCTCCACACATTTCCCTTGGATGGGACTTGCAGGCCTAAATGAGAGGCATTCTGACTGGTTGGCTGCCCTGGAAGgcaagaaaatagatttattttttttcacaggGCTCCAGTCTCTTGATGTGTGAGTGTTGTTGGGCTGGTCTTGGGCTGGTTCCAGGGAATGGAAGGGCTAAGAGATGGGCTTGGAAGGCAAGTTTCTGTTTGAGGCTCCATTTCCTTGCTGTGGAACCAAGGAACCTGCCAGCCCCACTCCACCAGGTAGAGCTGGGAGGTTTCTATCGTCATCTGAATTAAACAGGGAAGGGACACTCGAGACTGGGGgacaaacaggaaaaaagagCCAGCAAAGACTGGTAGTAATTtattgttacacacacacacacacacacggttaaCATCAACCACTGCACCATCCAGGCACTCCCCAGCCACCACGTGTGggcacaaacatacacacacccctCTTGGTAGGCAGATTTCCCTGTCTGCTCCCCTCTTCCCGTGGGAGAGACATGCCTTCTGGGCAGTTTAAAGGTGGGAAGTTACAGGGGCTAAATAGGTAAAAGAGCAGCAGCTCTGGACTGGCCAGCTGTAAATAGTAAATAGGCCAGTCATGGAGGGTCCTGAATCCAGATCCTCAGGAAGGTTTTCACCAAACACCACAGTCCCATTTGATGTGATGCCCAGCCTCTATCCTTAAGGCATTTCCAGCGTCCCTGAGGCGCTCTGCTTAGACAACTGGCACAGAAGTGGTCAGGGCCTTGGCTgtggctctgcctcctgcctcacgGGAAGCCGGGGAGTGGAGCAGAGACCAGCATTAGGGAGCCTTGTGGCAGTGGTGAGAGGCTGCTCAGGAAGGAGCTGTGCCTCTCCCCTGGTCCTGGCCCCATGCCCTCAGCATCCTTAAGAAACACGGCTGTCCACCTTTTTCCCTGCAAGAAAACTAAGTCCATCCCTTATGACTGTCTCGGGCCCCAAAGGTGAAGGGCAGCTCCGGCAAGGGGAGAACTCTGATTGATTGGAGTCCCTGTTGGGGCAGTAGCAGGGTTCCACCCACCGCGGTCCTAGGCCTGGGGGCGAAGTCCAGGCCTGGCCACAAGGTTCAAAGATGTGTCAGACCCAAGCCGCTACCCCCTACTCCGAGGGCGAGGGCGGAGAGGCTCAGCCCCAGGGGCGGGGCCTGTAGTCGGAGGCCGAGCGGGCGTGGTCCGGGTAGTCCAGGCGGCTCTCGGTGGCAGTGAGCATGCGCTCCGGCTCCACTACGAACATGTAGTAGAGGTTCCACACCAGCATCGACAGCAGCGGCAGAAACGTCAGGCCGTAGCCGAAGCCTCGGAAGGAGCGGCCCACGGCAAAGGTCAGCCAGTAGATCAGCCTACGGGGGCAAGAAAAGGGTCAGGCTACTCTCGAGGGAAGCGCGTCAGCTGATTGGCAATAGGCTGACGGTGGGGGGAGTAGATAGGGGAGGCAGATGCAGTTGGTGGGTATGGCTGGTACTTCCAAATACAGCCAAAGTTTATGCACTTAACATGTATTAGGCACAGCGCTAATTACTATAAGTGATTGATTTGACTTCCCCACATCTTTATGAAGTTGAGTATGTTATTCCTTTccctcttttatttacttttcgatttatttttatttttttagagacatggtcttgctatgttgccagtctgggctcaaacttctggccttgagtgattctctcacctcagactcctgagtagctgggattacagatgcgggccaccacacctggctgtacaaactttaaaatgtttgagCAAATTCAATGAGTATAGTAAAATATCTTCCTCCCTTTACCGATTCCCATCCtattctcccccacccccaccccaggcatCAATATTATGGTTTCTTGTGCactgagtgatttttttaaattatcattatttttttatttttattttttgagacagagtctcgctctgtcacccaggctggagtgcagtggtgcgatctcagctcactgcaacctccgcctcccgggttcaagcaattctcctgcctcagcctcccgagtagctgggactacgggcgcccgccaccatgcctggctaattttttgta
This genomic window contains:
- the GLMP gene encoding glycosylated lysosomal membrane protein isoform X2, whose translation is MRGSVECSWGWGHCAPSPLLLWTLLLFAAPFGLLGEKTRQVSLEVIPNWLGPLQNLLHIRAVGTNSTLHYVWSSLGPLAVVMVATNTPHSTLSVNWSLLLSPEPDGGLMVLPKDSIQFSSALVFTRLLEFDSTNVSDTVAKPLGRPYPPYSLADFSWNNITDSLDPATLSATFQGHPMNDPTRTFANGSLAFRVQAFSRSSRPAQPPRLLHTADTCQLEVALVGASPRGNRSLFGLEVATLGQGPDCPSMQEQHSIDDEYAPAVFQVDAPGCGLPSSGRLVPTSPGHHGSGPGCPRAHAARGRLGSAAAPQEVLRVPVHKLRPALWRKGHY
- the GLMP gene encoding glycosylated lysosomal membrane protein isoform X1; this encodes MRGSVECSWGWGHCAPSPLLLWTLLLFAAPFGLLGEKTRQVSLEVIPNWLGPLQNLLHIRAVGTNSTLHYVWSSLGPLAVVMVATNTPHSTLSVNWSLLLSPEPDGGLMVLPKDSIQFSSALVFTRLLEFDSTNVSDTVAKPLGRPYPPYSLADFSWNNITDSLDPATLSATFQGHPMNDPTRTFANGSLAFRVQAFSRSSRPAQPPRLLHTADTCQLEVALVGASPRGNRSLFGLEVATLGQGPDCPSMQEQHSIDDEYAPAVFQLDQLLWGSLPSGFAQWRPVAYSQKPGGRESALPCQASPLHPALAYSLPQSPIVRAFFGSQNNFCAFNLTFGASTGPGYWDQHYLSWSMLLGVGFPPVDGLSPLVLGIMAVALGAPGLMLLGGGLVLLLHHKKYSEYQSIN